In Drosophila subpulchrella strain 33 F10 #4 breed RU33 chromosome X, RU_Dsub_v1.1 Primary Assembly, whole genome shotgun sequence, the DNA window ACAATCTAAGAGGGGGATTTGAGAAGGATTAAACACTGCTTAGCAGAATGAAATGGGGGAAATAAACAATGGGATATGTTCTCCCCATTGGAGATGGAGATTGTGGCTCCACCTCGTAACCCACCTTCTCCACAACATCCTTGAACACATCGCTGACGAACTGATCGCACTTGGCAGAGGTCTCGATGAAGAGGGCTCTGTGCTTCCTGGCGAATTTGCGGCCCTCCTCCCGATCCACCACTCGCTCCTGGTCGATCTTGTTGCCCACCACGATGATGGCTATGTTGGGATTGTCGCTGTAGCTGTCCAGTTCGGCCAGCCAGGCCTCCAGCTTCACGAGGGAGTCCCGGTTGGTGATGTCATACACCAGAATGGCCCCCAAGGCCTTTCTGTAGAAGCTGGGCGTCAGACTGCGGAATCTCTCGGCGCCCGCAGTGTCCCAGAGGGCCACCTTATAGTCGATCCCGTCCACGTTCATCACCTTGCTCTTGAAGTCCATGCCAATCGTGACGTCATGGTTCTCGTCGAACTTGTTCTCCACGAAGCGGCGGATCAAACTGTGGCGAAACGCAAATGATGCAAGCGGCTAGTAATATACGCAGTGGATTTTCTCCATGGACTTGGGACTCCAGGAGACTCTACCCACCTGGACTTGCCCACGCCGCTCTCCCCGATCACCAGCAGCTTGATAGCCCGATCAGCCATTGTCTTTGAGCTCTACTTATTGCTTATCAACACTATTGCTCACTCAAACAGACAAAAATGGCCAATTATTTATGTAGAGTATCTATTATCTGTGGGTATGTGGtcgcggcgttgccacctggcTGCTTTGTTTACATTCTCACGATAGAGGTGGACCCCTGCGATAATTCTGATTGCTGCCCTGTTAGAACGGAACTTGGAGCTAGTGCTGACACTTTGGGTGCAATCTGGCTATTTTtcagtcggtcttttagctgtacgccttgatttggctaaacaTCGACTGAAAAACCACTAAAAAATTagtatttttgacaaaaatctGAATCCCAAAAAAACCCGATGTACCCCTTaaaaaaaatgcgaaaatgggtcaaaaaataaatgttccttAAAGTTGTGGGGATCGATAGGATTtgtagcaagctgctcaaaacagtcgctcttttagctgtacgccttaatttggctaaactacgactaaaaaaccaccaaaaaattagtatttttgacaaaaatctGAATCCCAAAAACCCTTATAAAAAAATGCGAAAACgggtcaaaaaaaaaatatgttcttTAAAGTGGTAAGGATCGATAGCATTTGTAGCAAGctgttcaaaacagtcggtcttttagctgtatGCCTTAATTTGGCTAAGCTACCACTGAAAAACTACTAAAAGTGagtatttttgacaaaaatctGAATCCCAAAAAAACCCGATGTACCCCCTTATAAAAAAAGCGAAAacgggtaaaaaaaaatttttttttaagtggtAAGGATCGATAGCATTTGCAGCAAGctgttcaaaacagtcggtcctttagctgtacgccttaATTTGGCTAGGCTACGACTGAAAAACCACTAAAAAATGAgtatttttgaccaaaatcCGAATCCCAAAAAAACCTGATGTacccttataaaaaaaatgagaaaatgatGAAAATGTTCTCTAAAGTGGTAAGGATCGACAGTATttttagcaagctgctcaaaagCTGAGCTATTTTGCGCAGCGCACGTTTATTTCAGCGGGatgtatttcttttgtttctcATAAATAGATTTTTTGTATGATTGCAGAAATAAATGTTATACCTTTTTTTTAACTAtctttttgttttcgtttagTTTTTAACACTTAAATAACATTAATAAAAAGTCGCAAAAGCAAACTGCCTCTGAGACAGCAAATTTGGTGAGATAATCTTTGActtcaaaatgaattagctaccatttatttttttactatGAAATAGAccttaaataattatttaataatagagtagtggtatttcgcTTTATCAGAATTATTCcccaaaaacaaagttatttCATATTTCATAAGAACCACTACTTAGCTATTTTCCCGCCGCTCTCGCCGGAGCGCGAACCGGTTCGATAACAGCGCCGCTGGCGGTTCACTGCACGGCTGTGTCACCTCCAACTGGTTCTTTCATCTTTCCATCTTTCTTTTTTGACGTGACCAGCGAGAAAAATGGTTGGTTTTCCGACGGagtttaattttgtaaaataaGAGCCATCCGTGCACAAAATGACCGGTTGAGCCGTTATACTGGCGGCCCGCTGTTTTTGCCGCGCGGTGGAGTTGCTATTTTCGCGAGGCGTACCCCTGCAAACCGAATTCTAATGATGTGTTTTCTGCCCTTTTGTTTGCGCCGCCCAGGTGAAGGTTAAGTGCTCCGAGCTGAGGACCAAGGACAAGAAGGACCTCACCAAGCAGTTGGATGAGCTGAAGAATGAGCTGCTCAGCCTGCGCGTGGCCAAGGTGACCGGCGGAGCTCCCTCGAAGCTCTCCAAGATGTGAGTATGCCGCTGCGCGCGACCGACTGTAGCATCTCCCCTAATCCCCGTCTCTTCTGCGCTCCCACAGCCGCGTTGTGCGCAAGGCCATCGCCCGCGTCTACATCGTGATGCACCAGAAGCAGAAGGAGAACCTGCGCAAGGTCTTCAAGAACAAGAAGTACAAGCCCCTGGATCTGCGCAAGAAGAAGACCCGCGCCATCCGCAAGGCCCTCTCGCCCCGGGACGCCAACCGCAAGACCCTCAAGGAGATCCGCAAGCGCTCCGTCTTCCCCCAGCGCAAGTTCGCCGTCAAGGCCTAGAGGCGTCCTCCTTCTGTCTAGTGTGCGTTAAGGGTTCTTCGGTCCATGGAgaagaaaacaaataaaaccttttttttaaagtgaaaaacccgaaacaattttttatttgtgaccGAAATTCGCGAGTGGCACATGGCTCCTCCGTGGGTTGATCGAACTGAGTTGAAACAAGAGCCGTATTGCCTAAAGTTGAATATTAACCAGGTCAAGCTTATCAAAGCCACATGCAAATACATAAGTGATCAATGATGCAGTTAATTTAGTGAATTCAGAAAGTCGCGTGTGAGGGTCGCAGTCGAGCAGAAACGTGGATCAAGACAGAGGTTAATTCCATTAGGAGCTGAAGCTTAACAAGGGAACTAGGCCATTCATACGAGACTCTGATCTGAAGAGAAGTAATCTAAAAACGTCTAACCCTCCCCTTAAATAAGGTCAGTAGGCCAAAGAAATTATTCACCAAACTGATTGGTACTGATGCAATAGAAAAGGTGATCCCATATAAAGACGTTCTAATAGTTGACAATGCTTATATCAAAGCTGTGACGATCAGATTTTCGAAAACAAGGTAGTAGATCTTTAAATTAGTTTCTTTAGATCAACAATATCAATGTAATTAACTTATTGTCGGAAATAATGTAATCATAAAAGAAAACTACGGAAATTTAAGGGGAAATTCTTTGATAAAATCAAAACTAATGTCAGTGTTATTCCACGCGATGTTTTAGAGCTGACGTGACCTTGAATTAAATCATAATACTCttctgaaaaacagacccggcttaaactttaaattaaaaaaacatcgCCTTCTCAATTGgtctacatatatatatttaattcgATTGTCTTTGATGTAAGCACTGCGGTACATCGTTTATAAATTTATGAACTAAAAAGTAATAAGTAGGTAATTGATATGAACTACAAGCTCTAATACAAAGACTCGACTGCGATTTCGATTATACTGAATATGTTTGGCACATTTGGTTAATACTATTCTTCTGCACAGCGTGGAAGAGCGGCGTGCTGCGGATTACGCCCGACAGCTCCTTGGAGTTCTTGCTTTGGTGATAGTTTCTACTCGGCATCGGCGACAACGGCTCGCCCCAGAACTTAAGCAGCGCAAAGATCTTGTAGTAGGCCACTCTAAAACGAAAGAAATTCGGAATAAGTAATACGTTCCCGATCCAGACCCACAAGCAAACCCCTTATCCTACCTGTAGTTGCGGTTGCTGGCCGCATAGATGATCGGGTTGATGACGCTGGAGGCCCAGGCCATTACCGAGGCGATGATGTGCAGCCAGGGAACCCGGGTGTTGCGCTCGTCGTCCACCACGTTGGCCAGCATCAGCGGAAGGAAGCACACGAGGAAGCACAGGAAGATGGTGACCATCATGACGGTCAGTCGGTTGTCTTCGCGCGCCTTTCGCGTGCACGTGGTGGTCATGTAGGATCCGCCGGCGGAGGAGCCTTTTCCCGCACCACTCGCACCGATTTGGAAGTTGTCGTGGTTGcggatcttcttcttctggTGCAGCACCGTGATGTAGATGCAGGTGTACGAGACGATGATGACCAGGCAGGGCAGCAGGAAGCCGATCACGAACAGCGTCTTCTTGATCGATCGTCCCTCCTTCTTGAGTATTGTGCAGGAGAAGGTGGCCTCGTCCAGACCCATCTCGCCCCAGATTCCCAGAATGGGCGGTAGCTGCgattgtaaatatatgtattgtttaaaaataattcaagTTCTTTATTGATATTAAAATATCTTCAAATTCCTGAGGATCACTGTGCCTGCAGATTTTTGAGTCTTCCGTAATACCATTTTGAAAATCAATTTTAGGAAAGCTATATAGAAAATGTCTATTTCTATATAGGAAATATGGTTAAAAGGGTAGACTTATCACTTACCAGGAGAAGAAAGGACACGGCCCATACGAACACCAGCTGCAGGGTTATGAACTTCGGTTTATATATCTGCGAGTAGCGACTGTGGCAGGCAATGAGTATATATCTACCAGAGGATTATGGTGACGGTTGAGGATTAGCTTGTGACAAAAGGGACTGAACTGGGCTTACCTGTTCAGCGTGATGCCCACCATGCTGAGGAGTGAAACAGCCACATTGCCATAGAAGATCACCGGAAAGATCTTGCACAAAGTGGTGCCAAAGGTCCAGCTCTgcaaacaaaaatgtatatgttAAAATGTAACAAAGGTTAGTTCGGTAACTATACAACTTAGAAAAACCGCAGTGGTTCCTCAAATACTACATTTTTCTCCGACATTTTGAAATCCCATTTGGTAGGGATGGTGACTCACCTCCTGGAAGTATCGAACCGCCGTCAGCGGCAGGCTAAAGGAGCAGAAGAGCAGGTCGGAGATGCTCAGCGAGATGACGAAGGCGGTGGTTGCGTGTTCCCGTATCGTGGGGCTTTTGAGGAGCGCCAGCAGCGTAATCAGGTTGCCTGCGGGAGCAGTCAGCCCAAAACCGGTTAGAAAAGGAGTTCGAGGAGCAGCAGGACGCAGATTACTCACCAAGAACGCCAATTGTCACAAAGACACAGGCACTAATTGCCGCGAACAATGTCGCCGAATGCGGGTAGATTGTGGTCGGGGGAGCACCTGTGGCCGTGTTCATGCCCATTCCCATATTAATGTCCGTGTCCATTCTGCGGGGGAAACAAGGAAGAAATATTAACGTTTTATTAGCCATTTTCAACATACTACATTGTGAGCAAAGAAAGAAGCTCTATCCGCTAATTCCTACTTATTCTTTGGATGCATATTTTTAACTTATCATTAATGGGAATTGATTTGAATTATTTAGCCCTAATAGTTTGAGACTTTagtacccttgcagagggtatattaaCTTGTTCAGATGTTTGTTACCCAgtgaagatttccaaaactgTTGAATTCCGTGTTGGGTGACccgatatttttttaaaactgaaaaattcgctttattttttaattgggGCAGGGAAAATACTTAAAACACAACTACTCTGGCCTGGGTAAACATTATTGCCCATTGGTTTTTACTATATCCTATAGCTTCCCTAGGAACAATCTGTTAAAATCTAAAGAATGAATTGATCAAACTATTCAGAGTAAACTTTTTTCTTTGCTCGATAAAGGAAATTCATATTATCCGCAAAATCAAGTTCCTCTCGCGTGAAAATCTGTGAATGAATGGGGACGTAATATACATACACATAAGcgggaaaattaaaaaagttatttaattGCCGTTTTGCGGATGCAATACCCCAGTTTGCTCGGCTGGCGAGATCACAGCTAAGGAAAACTCGACTTGATCTGCGGGATTAGCAAGGAAGTCTGCGTACTCCCACCAACTTTTCGCATCCGCGACATTTGATTTAtgcgaactgattttgttatAAGATTTTTGCTGGCCAACTGGTCAACCGTAATGATCGAGCCGGTTTGCACGCGATTTGAATTCACATTTGTACAAATTTTTCATCAAAAGTTCGAGTTTTTCACCAATTTCCTCATCACACGAGCAAGGCAAACGGCTTTGAATAATAGTGTATGATACATAAACCAAATTGCTGCTGACTGCGTGATTGATGGCCACAAGATtatttattatcgaatcaggATTCAAAAGGAGATCAATGTCAAATGCAGACAGGAACATGAAAGACGGATGTCATTTGCAGTTAAAAACATCAGCCGGAGTTTGTTTGCTTGGCGCAAGTACTGGTAGCATCGTAAGTTCCTGCTTAACTATTTAAAAACGTAAAGGTTATTTGCATAGATGATATGAGAACGGCTTTTTTACTAGTCAGGTATCTTTATTATGACTCATTATCATCAGATGGCTGACCAGTTTTTGCTGctttctttttaataattatacgTTTTaactttatatttaaatttttgtcaCGTAGAACTGTGCTGATTTATCTTTTAATAGCCGGAAAACGCAAAGCATCCAATGCTAAAATATCGAGATCGGTTGAATGCGAATGATATTCCGGATATTAAATGATTCTCGAAATTGTTCAGGCCAGAAAAATGCCACGCTGTTGGGAAAAacatagaaaataaaagaaacccGACTTTTTACGACGATCAACGGATGCAATTCAAGCGATTACGGCTCCAATTCGATAACGTTACAGATTGGCTGCCCTCGTTTCAATTTAAGTAGAAATttggaaataaattattgGTTCGATATGCTGTCAGAAAGATCCCTTATCTTCTTGAGGGTTTGATCTGGGTTTCGAAACGATTCTATTTTGAAATCTCGCTTTTATAAAGGTCCCTCTCCTTTTGAATTTGTAGTATGGTTATCTTTGCGAACAGGCGGCTTTATCAGCGACTTTAATGCACTTTTTACGaccaattaaattttaattttcctttcttttcccgTTGATAAGCGGCGAAAGTGATAGAAAAAGCGTTGCGACAGAAATGCAATTAAATGGGTTCCGTTTCGGTTTCAATTTCCCGTTTCCAGTGAAAAGAACCCACCGTCATATGTTGCGCGTATTGAATCAATGACAGTTTCAATTAAGCCGGGGTTTGTCGCGTTATTTCGTTGGTTTAACCCTGCAGATAACGCGGCCGTGCAACTGTTTTGCATATGCAcacaatttcatttatttaatgcTTTTTATTTGGATCGGTTAAATTAAAAAGCGCCTTGTTACGCATTTAACGATGTTTCCGGTGCGTGATGGTACTACGCTTCTGGGAACGGGAACCTCAGGGCCCCAGAAGGGGTACTATGTGGAAACATTGGAAGGTGGATGGGGGATGGTAGGTGGTGCCGGGGGAGCGGTTCGCTTTCATGCATGATCAACATGTGTGTTTGCTTTTCAACTCTGTGTATGTTGTTTCAGTTCTTTGGGTCTCCCCAGTCTTTCGTTCTTATGTTTTCGAATAGGGGGAGCAACAGCCAGCAACTGGAAATCTGAATATGCATCCCATCCAATATAGGCACCATCCCATCGTTTCACATaattccatttccattcccatATACATATGCGTGCCCGCACAGCGGCGGCGGTTAAAAGAGGTCCAAATAGTTTGTTGTTATTTATCAACTTATAAATCATATAACTACAATAAGAGCATTGTTATTCCAGAGGCCATATTGATTTTACTAATTTTGTGGTGCACTGAACCGTATTATGGAGCGCACAGATAAACTTAACTTAAACTAGAGCTAGAATACTTTGTATCCCGGTCTATTGAGTTTACCGCGAGTGTGGGTGAGCTGCCTCTTAACAGTTGGCAATGATGATGGCACAGATATCAGCGATAACATCCACCCCACTTCGGGATATGCAGATCCCGCACTTTGTCGCCTTCCTCTGGCGCGCTTCCCTTGCAAGTTTACATATTATGTACACACAGCTAAACACATAAAGGATGTCCATATAGTTTAATCAAAGTCTTATCAGCCTTGGGTTCCCAACGCTCGAAATTCTTCGAAACCCTCCCTCGCCCAAAAATCCAAGACAAGCAGTGGGAcgaagattaaaaaaaaatcaatcaaCAAATATGTATTTTGCGGGCGTGAAGGCGAACGCAAATAATGGGGACTGATGAATATTTATAAAGTTGTGAACGccttagttttattttttacatgATATCAATCTAAGTCAAGTAATATCTTATCTGAAAATgtgttataaaatattgatattaTTATCCTTTGGAAAAGAGCGTTTGATGCGATTTACCATAGGAGTATATTGTAAAACCACTATATTTTGTTTAGGGCTTTTCTGACTTAAGAGGTCCTATCAAAAATATTACTCAATCCTCTTCTCGGTCTCTCATTCTTATCGTGTCAATGTACCAGTCCCGCTTCAGTTGCAGTTCGCTGACTAATCAAAGCTAAATACCAGTGTAATGCCCAAATAAGTTTTCGATATGAGGGGTATACTAATACCCGCCATGCATATGTAGATAGTGCACATATGTATTGGACTGTTTTGGAGCTGGGTTTTTCATTTTTCGTTGTTTTCAGAGACTTGGGCTGTATGAGTCGCTACCAACTGTTGCGGTGACGGACAAGGGACTTGGATGATTCATGCAGCTGATGTTTCGAAAGGGGAAGAGTGACAGAGAAAACACATCGGAAGCGGCGGAATCAAAAAATCTGTGTAAGTAAGAACAAAAGACTTGGGCAGTGGGGCCGGAACATTATTAGAGTCGAAGCATGTCAAAGTACAGAGAAAGTTATTTTGTACTTAAtagttcatttatttttaagtactTTTAGCCTCGATTTCAATATGAAATTACTTGTCTAGTGTGATAATTCAATCCTTGTAAACAAATGATTCAATGAGGAAACTTTTGCAGCAGCATTATTAAAAGTGAAGGACCCTATTACTAAGTGACTGCATCAAGGAAAGGCAATCAGGATGCGAGTCTGATGCTCCTACCTAATCCGCTACTAGCCTGAACGCCCTTACGATCAGTTTCTCTCGGTGTATCGCTGTCCCCTCTCCATCCCCTCTTtgctgattttatttttgagaGGGTGGAATTCTAGATTTCGGATGGCATGTACAAATGTATGTAACATTGTGGAAACAGCCGTTCCATTATCGTTTCATTACACTCACACTCCAGCACAAACACAGTGTGCGTGTGGACCAAATGCAACAACAATAGAAACGCGCAACTCAAATTGTTAACAAAAGTAAGGCCGCTCTTGGCCGGATTCTGGTCTTGAAAGAGACTCACCCGAACTCGAACTCGAACCCGTTTCAGCGTTTCAGCGTTTTATATATTCCTCGTTTCGTGTTTCCTAAATGCCTTTAAATTGCATTTTGTCAAGCGCACAGCGCCCGTTTCGAGTTGGCAAACGGTGATGTTGACATTAAACCGCGCAGCACAGCAAAAAAATGCAACAAAAACGTACTATGTTATATTCTGACTTTGACTTTTCGAGAGAGATGGAGATCTACGGGCGCACCGCGCGAAATGTCGTATTTTCTTTGGCAATTAACAGCAATAGTACAACGCGTAGTGCTGCTCGGCGACGGCGAGCGACTTTACCGATCGAGCAAGAATGAGAAAAAACCATATAAGAGCGGCTTGACAGACCCGAACAAGACTCGCCGCCCGCCGATGACTGCGGCTATCGCCGTGCTGTTCTATCGATACTCAGCGCCGCGCTGCGCAGGCGCCTATCGATGTTTAAAATTCTCTCGAAATGTCACTTTTGTTCTATCTTCTGTACAAAGTTGGGATTCCTATCACGATGTTTAAAATTCTCTCGAAATGTCACTTTTGTTCTATCTTCTATCCTAAGTTGGGATTCCTTACTCGATCAGTTTCACCAGTTTAGAGCTAAAACTTCCTAGCCGCCAGTTGGCGCTGAGCACAGTTTTCGAAGGCCACTCGCGTGCGGTTTTCTTTGCGGAACCCGTCAGATAAAATGCCAGGTGTACGTATAAATTATGTGTAGGTTTATCAAATGTTGCTTTCAAGTGCCACTTGGCGTTCGTGGCTTTCATTTAGACGCTGCCGGCGGTTCAAGACGCAAAACTTTTGGCTTTCATTTACCGCTTTGGATGGGTAGTTTCTCCTTTTAAAACTCACATTTATTTTATGCTTATGATTTGGTACTTATCTTTACGCCCATATCGGAGACTAATGATATTTACAACCCGTTAAATTCAATCCacacttaatcaattttcccAGGGAGCTGCACATTTTTTATGACTGGCCAATCATTTATCATTTTTCACTATTAGTGCCAAGTTCATGGCTGATTGAGTGTGTTACCAATTTGCATGTTTGAGCGCCATTGACTTTTATCCGGCTTTTCGCCAAGGTCGCGCTAATTAAATCCTCGTTGTCAGTGATGAGAAAGGTACTACCTATATCGGTTCAAAAATATGTTAGTTTTCTTTCAAACTTGAAAACTTACCCATAGtacttacaaaatattatatattatatgtcAAGAAAAAGTTTTAAGAACATGATATTTAAAAGTTAGGTTCTAAAACCTGAGTATTCCTCACCACTGGTCGTTAGCTATAATAGGCTGACTTTTATCCCTTCCTGCTGCATTTTTGCATTGAGGTTTTCAGTCAGGAATCGAAATTCAAGCATGGTGCGACCACTAAATGACCGCTTTCCACACCGAAGGCGGGCTAATCAAGCCGTTCGCCATCTGAAAAGCCAAGGAAGGATCTGGCTGAAACACTTGAAAAGAGGATTGGACCAGTGTCGAGGTGCGATCCAATGGGGTCTTGGTCCTGGGTAAATTGCATACATTATTGGCTTTCTTAATCCAGACACCCAGGCGCGGGGAACGCGAAAGAACTTCCTGCGCAACGGCTCCTTCCATGAGGCGGTGTCTCCTGTTCTGGCCGTGGCTCAGTGCTTCTGCCTAATGCCCGTGAGTGGTATCAGTGCTTCCTCCTGGCAAGGATTGAAATTCAGCCGGCGTAGCTGGCGGTTTTGGTACTCTGTCGCGTACCTCTGCTCCACTTCGGTGGATCTGGCCTTCAGCATCCGCAAAGTGGCCTACAGTGTTTTGGATGTGCGCAGTGTGGGTGAGACGCATTACCCATTTATCCCTCCCATAAATACTGATTTTCCGATCGAAACTCATTAAAACTGTAGAGCCCATCGTTTTCCACGTGAGCATTCTGATCGCCTCCTGGCAGTTCCTTAAACTGGCGTATCTCTGGCCCGGATTAAT includes these proteins:
- the LOC119556719 gene encoding protein trapped in endoderm-1, which codes for MDTDINMGMGMNTATGAPPTTIYPHSATLFAAISACVFVTIGVLGNLITLLALLKSPTIREHATTAFVISLSISDLLFCSFSLPLTAVRYFQESWTFGTTLCKIFPVIFYGNVAVSLLSMVGITLNRYILIACHSRYSQIYKPKFITLQLVFVWAVSFLLLLPPILGIWGEMGLDEATFSCTILKKEGRSIKKTLFVIGFLLPCLVIIVSYTCIYITVLHQKKKIRNHDNFQIGASGAGKGSSAGGSYMTTTCTRKAREDNRLTVMMVTIFLCFLVCFLPLMLANVVDDERNTRVPWLHIIASVMAWASSVINPIIYAASNRNYRVAYYKIFALLKFWGEPLSPMPSRNYHQSKNSKELSGVIRSTPLFHAVQKNSINQMCQTYSV
- the LOC119556176 gene encoding ras-related protein Rab-18 is translated as MADRAIKLLVIGESGVGKSSLIRRFVENKFDENHDVTIGMDFKSKVMNVDGIDYKVALWDTAGAERFRSLTPSFYRKALGAILVYDITNRDSLVKLEAWLAELDSYSDNPNIAIIVVGNKIDQERVVDREEGRKFARKHRALFIETSAKCDQFVSDVFKDVVEKIVSSEYFNNGNGAGGLDIASNRDLEESASTCYC
- the LOC119556720 gene encoding 60S ribosomal protein L35, whose product is MVKVKCSELRTKDKKDLTKQLDELKNELLSLRVAKVTGGAPSKLSKIRVVRKAIARVYIVMHQKQKENLRKVFKNKKYKPLDLRKKKTRAIRKALSPRDANRKTLKEIRKRSVFPQRKFAVKA